A genomic segment from Cygnus atratus isolate AKBS03 ecotype Queensland, Australia chromosome Z, CAtr_DNAZoo_HiC_assembly, whole genome shotgun sequence encodes:
- the LOC118254591 gene encoding tetraspanin-36-like isoform X1, protein MDCGVITSKSVLLLLSLAFWAAAAGLSYVGGYVMNTYRSYDNFLQDKHALLPAVIILCVAAVMFIIGLLGCCATFRESRVGLGLFLAIILIIFIAEVSAFVLAFVYREKVKTDVQGTMRSVFEKYDGKNSESAVVDYLQENLHCCGVKNYSDWTSTQWFNSTGNNSVPLSCCKQNLKNCTGSLDQPQELNTQVRIKGVVAHFHVPLAPKPSLCLSNSGCLSRSSDVLLPSKGQGEKPCPAELPLICFRSSLSCQGCSGELESGLQSVISYAMLVILGFAIVKFFGMLSVCVLTCKREDSGYQPLYSGVFA, encoded by the exons gcggcggcggctggTCTCAGCTATGTCGGGGGCTACGTCATGAACACCTACAGGAGCTACGACAACTTCCTGCAGGACAAGCACGCTCTGCTGCCAGCCGTGATCATCCTTTGCGTCGCTGCGGTGATGTTCATCATCGGGCTGCTCGGCTGCTGCGCCACCTTCCGCGAGTCTCGGGTTGGCCTGGGGCTG ttcttgGCCATTATCCTCATTATCTTCATCGCAGAAGTATCCGCTTTTGTCCTGGCATTTGTTTACAGGGAAAAG GTAAAAACTGACGTCCAAGGCACAATGCGTTCAGTCTTCGAGAAGTATGACGGGAAAAACTCAGAGTCTGCTGTGGTGGATTACTTGCAAGAAAAC CTTCACTGCTGTGGGGTAAAGAACTACAGCGACTGGACAAGCACGCAGTGGTTTAATTCCACTGGGAATAACAGCGTCCCCCTGAGCTGCTGCAAGCAAAACCTGAAGAACTGCACGGGGAGTCTGGATCAGCCGCAGGAACTCAACACGCAGGTGAGGATAAAGGGCGTAGTCGCTCATTTCCACGTCCCACTGGCCCCCAAACCTTCTCTGTGTTTAAGCAACAGTGGTTGCTTAAGCAGGTCATCCGACGTCCTGCTGCCTTCTAAGGGTCAGGGAGAAAAACCCTGTCCAGCTGAATTGCCTTTGATTTGTTTTCGTTCTTCTCTTTCATGCCAGGGCTGTTCAGGGGAGCTGGAGTCTGGGCTGCAGAGCGTCATCAGCTATGCTATGCTGGTAATCCTGGGCTTTGCCATCGTAAAG ttctttggcATGCTGAGTGTCTGCGTGCTTACTTGCAAGCGAGAAGACAGCGGATACCAGCCTCTTTACTCAGGGGTGTTCGCTTAA
- the LOC118254591 gene encoding tetraspanin-36-like isoform X2, whose product MDCGVITSKSVLLLLSLAFWAAAAGLSYVGGYVMNTYRSYDNFLQDKHALLPAVIILCVAAVMFIIGLLGCCATFRESRVGLGLFLAIILIIFIAEVSAFVLAFVYREKVKTDVQGTMRSVFEKYDGKNSESAVVDYLQENLHCCGVKNYSDWTSTQWFNSTGNNSVPLSCCKQNLKNCTGSLDQPQELNTQGCSGELESGLQSVISYAMLVILGFAIVKFFGMLSVCVLTCKREDSGYQPLYSGVFA is encoded by the exons gcggcggcggctggTCTCAGCTATGTCGGGGGCTACGTCATGAACACCTACAGGAGCTACGACAACTTCCTGCAGGACAAGCACGCTCTGCTGCCAGCCGTGATCATCCTTTGCGTCGCTGCGGTGATGTTCATCATCGGGCTGCTCGGCTGCTGCGCCACCTTCCGCGAGTCTCGGGTTGGCCTGGGGCTG ttcttgGCCATTATCCTCATTATCTTCATCGCAGAAGTATCCGCTTTTGTCCTGGCATTTGTTTACAGGGAAAAG GTAAAAACTGACGTCCAAGGCACAATGCGTTCAGTCTTCGAGAAGTATGACGGGAAAAACTCAGAGTCTGCTGTGGTGGATTACTTGCAAGAAAAC CTTCACTGCTGTGGGGTAAAGAACTACAGCGACTGGACAAGCACGCAGTGGTTTAATTCCACTGGGAATAACAGCGTCCCCCTGAGCTGCTGCAAGCAAAACCTGAAGAACTGCACGGGGAGTCTGGATCAGCCGCAGGAACTCAACACGCAG GGCTGTTCAGGGGAGCTGGAGTCTGGGCTGCAGAGCGTCATCAGCTATGCTATGCTGGTAATCCTGGGCTTTGCCATCGTAAAG ttctttggcATGCTGAGTGTCTGCGTGCTTACTTGCAAGCGAGAAGACAGCGGATACCAGCCTCTTTACTCAGGGGTGTTCGCTTAA